One stretch of Diabrotica undecimpunctata isolate CICGRU chromosome 5, icDiaUnde3, whole genome shotgun sequence DNA includes these proteins:
- the LOC140442121 gene encoding uncharacterized protein produces MSFDTERFIVEIENRPCLWNSASNDYSDRNLKIKCWEELVNIFQDKEEMSNQEKKQLCVALQKKWKSIRGCYTREVSRQKNLKSGSGGGSRKSQYVFFQQLQFLKPVVAIKEPEHVAGDESVENIEIDREVVRCPKRKKTKDTTTEPEKDKFLETLNRSIEMREKHEANSEDEDRLFLLSLLGTLKKVPQEKKMVTRIQMMTLFDNATRNIESPGSYGHQGTYRHPYQQSSWSQSQQVHNSTHHFGYSSRPGGSEMPHSSYQSPASVSNFSEESSILDIYDL; encoded by the exons ATGAGTTTTGATACCGAAAGATTTATTGTAGAAATCGAAAATCGACCATGTTTGTGGAACAGTGCGTCAAATGATTATTCAGATCGCaacttaaaaattaaatgttGGGAGGAATTAGTTAATATATTTCAAGATAAAGAAGAAATGAGTAACCAAGAGAAAAAACAACTAT gTGTTGCTTTACAGAAAAAGTGGAAAAGTATACGAGGGTGTTATACAAGGGAAGTTAGtcgacaaaaaaatttaaagtctgGATCCGGTGGTGGATCACGAAAAAGTCAATATGTATTCTTCCAGCAGCTGCAATTTTTAAAACCTGTGGTAGCTATTAAGGAACCAGAGCACGTTGCTGGTGACGAATCTGTGGAGAATATTGAAATAGACAGGGAGGTGGTACGATGTcccaaaaggaaaaaaacaaaagataCCACTACAGAACCTGAGAAGGATAAATTCCTTGAAACACTTAACAGAAGTATTGAAATGAGAGAAAAACATGAGGCCAATAGTGAGGACGAAGATAGACTATTTTTGCTATCTTTGTTAGGTACCCTAAAAAAAGTAcctcaagaaaaaaaaatggttacgAGGATTCAAATGATGACCTTGTTTGACAATGCCACCCGTAATATTGAGTCTCCGGGCAGTTATGGGCACCAGGGGACTTATAGACACCCATATCAGCAAAGTTCGTGGTCCCAATCACAACAAGTGCATAATTCTACTCATCACTTTGGATATTCTTCTCGTCCTGGAGGATCTGAAATGCCACATTCTTCCTACCAGTCACCCGCATCCGTATCCAATTTTTCCGAAGAATCATCAATTCTTGATATATATgacttataa